From the genome of Nasonia vitripennis strain AsymCx chromosome 1, Nvit_psr_1.1, whole genome shotgun sequence, one region includes:
- the LOC100122365 gene encoding brefeldin A-inhibited guanine nucleotide-exchange protein 1 isoform X1 → MRNNSKTREMFIVRALEKILADRDVKRSHLSQLRRACEAALEDLHNEIKESPNNQGEEAPSNALPQPKSDSNFISAEKYFLPFELACQSKSPRIVVTSLDCLQKLIAYGHLTGSIPDSTDPNKLLIVRIVETICSCFMGPQTDEGVQLQIIKALLTVMTSQHVEVHEGTVLLTIRTVYNVYLASRNLVNQTTARATLTQMINVIFARMETQAEEESLKPEPEPQNTSISVIPEAESEVMLNQNPDTVVQNNPDAPDIPSQSLDQDAPVMEEEQPPPPAEPVADTASESQLIVRSMLDDVINRIVPIDEQPELPETTIIEPVPTTEPEQQPQQQLQQPSTEAEQQPPATPTTPTAPIPPLTPTTEEQQQQQQSANSPVDETQDEAVAESDNMVTAKFTHVLQKDAFLVFRALCKLSMKPLPDGTPDPKSHELRSKILSLQLLLGILQNAGPILRSNEMFVIAIKQYLCVALSKNGVSSVPEVFELSLALFLVLLARFKVHLKMQIEVFFKEIFMNILETSSSSFEHKWMVIHALTRICADAQSVVDIYVNYDCDLAAANLFERLVNDLSKIAQGRQALELGASPNQEKSMRIRGLECLVSILKCMVEWSRDLYVNPSAGAEQQILPAEPPDPPLDSASTNSASGGGNGNGNRLLPRYGSAGSLSSANSSLVGNKEVPDSPEQYEVQKQQKEVWETGIEIFNRKPSKGVQYLQEQGLLGATVDHVARWLHVDDRLDKTAIGDFLGDHNHNQVMYNYIDQMDFADRDLVTALRYFLEGFRLPGEAQKIDRLMEKFASRYCECNPNNGLFTSADTAYILGFSIIMLTTDLHSPQVKNKMTKEQYIKLNRRISDNEDLPEEYLSKIYDEIAGNEIKMKSNPNRPGKQVISSEKKRRLLWNMEMEVISTAAKNLMESVSHVQAPFTTAKHLEHVRPMFKIAWTPFLAAFSVGLQDCDDPEIASLCLDGIRCAIRIACIFHMTLERDAYVQALARFTLLTANSPITEMKAKNIDTIKTLITVAHTDGNYLGSSWLDVVKCISQLELAQLIGTGVRPQLLGPPSKPHFPSPLANFTNLTHNNSHQSNGLNLSSLDPSVKESIGETSSQSVVVAVDRIFTGSTRLDGDAIVEFVKALCQVSLEELAHPTQPRMFSLTKIVEISYYNMGRIRLQWSRIWQVIGEHFDRVGCSPRQDIAFFAVDSLRQLATKFIEKGEFANFRFQKDFLRPFEHIMKKNRSPVIRDMVVRCVAQIVHSQAPNIRSGWKNIFSVFHHAAGDRDEAVVELAFSMTGKIINELYAEDFSIMVDSFQDAVKCLSEFACNASFPDTSMEAIRLIRACASYIDANPQLFAEGMMDDNGMVSEEDRAWVRGWFPLLFELSCVVSRCKLDVRTRALTVLFDVVKTHGASFKPHWWKDLFQVLFRIFDNMKLPEQHTEVNDQNLNEDGSAHNVTKAEWMTTTCNHALYAIVDVFSQFYDTLGPLLLEQLYAQLLWCVQQDNEQLARSGTNCLENLVISNGIKFDKDTWNKTTRCVLNIFTSTLPTDLLTWKPQPSNKESDLDVITGDADSHIGILKRSNSSQSLSAVETTRVKIFAALLIKCVVQLELIQTIDNVVFYPATSRKEDQENLAAAQADMLNSKSEIGVIGTGGDQQKEEQGMYCALPASHLLQLVDCLLASHRFAKSFNSNHEQRNILWKAGFRGNVKPNLLKQETQSLACALRILFKMYSDESHRTDWNLVESRLVEVASEALDYFLSLSSEAHREAWTPILLLLLARILKMPDSRFAVHASSAYAALCEIMCFDLKPELRSALRRFFLRIGPVFRITQQ, encoded by the exons ATgcgaaataattcaaaaaccAGAGAGATGTTTATCGTGCGAGCTTTGGAAAAAATACTTGCTGACCGAGATGTCAAGCGTTCTCATCTCTCTCAGCTCAGGCGAGCCTGTGAGGCAGCTCTTg AGGATCTTCATAATGAAATCAAAGAAAGTCCAAATAATCAAGGTGAAGAAGCTCCGTCAAATGCTCTACCACAGCCCAAGAGCGACTCCAATTTCATCAGTGCAGAAAAGTATTTCCTGCCATTTGAGCTGGCATGTCAGAGCAAGTCTCCCCGAATAGTAGTGACTTCTCTGGACTGTTTGCAGAAGCTCATAGCTTATGGTCATCTCACAGGCAGTATTCCAGATTCTACTGACCCTAATAAGCTTTTGATAGTTCGCATAGTCGAAACTATATGCAGTTGCTTCATGGGCCCACAGACAGATGAAGGTGTTCAGCTACAAATCATTAAGGCTTTATTGACTGTTATGACAAGTCAGCATGTCGAAGTTCACGAGGGAACTGTACTCCTAACAATAAGAACTGTTTATAATGTTTATTTAGCATCTAGAAATTTAGTTAATCAAACAACTGCTCGGGCAACCCTAACTCAGATGATCAATGTCATCTTTGCACGGATGGAAACTCAAGCT gAGGAAGAAAGTTTGAAGCCTGAGCCTGAGCCACAGAACACATCAATCTCTGTGATCCCTGAAGCTGAAAGTGAAGTTATGTTGAATCAAAATCCAGATACAGTAGTCCAGAACAATCCAGATGCACCTGACATACCATCACAGTCACTGGACCAAGATGCACCTGTGATGGAAGAAGAACAACCTCCTCCTCCAGCTGAACCAGTAGCAGACACCGCTAGTGAATCTCAACTGATAGTGCGCTCGATGCTCGATGACGTGATAAACAGGATCGTACCAATCGATGAACAGCCAGAGTTGCCTGAAACAACAATCATTGAACCAGTTCCCACGACTGaaccagagcagcagccaCAGCAACAGCTACAGCAGCCGTCAACAGAAGCAGAGCAGCAACCGCCAGCCACTCCTACGACACCCACGGCACCGATTCCACCCTTGACTCCTACGACGGaagaacaacaacagcagcaacaatcAGCTAATAGCCCCGTCGATGAAACGCAGGATGAAGCGGTGGCTGAGAGCGATAATATGGTCACGGCCAAATTTACACACGTACTTCAAAAAGATGCATTTTTAGTTTTTCGGGCCTTATGCAAGCTGTCCATGAAACCTCTACCTGATGGAACTCCAGACCCTAA atcGCACGAGTTAAGATCGAAAATACTCTCACTGCAGCTGCTACTCGGTATACTACAAAACGCAGGACCGATCTTGCGCTCCAATGAGATGTTTGTGATCGCGATTAAGCAATATTTGTGTGTTGCTTTATCAAAGAACGGCGTGTCTTCGGTACCTGAGGTTTTCGAACTATCGCTCGCCCTATTTCTTGTTCTGCTTGCTCGCTTCAAGGTTCACCTCAAAATGCAAATTGAGGTGTTTTTCAAAGAGATCTTCATGAACATCCTTGAGACGTCGAGTAGCTCGTTTGAGCACAAGTGGATGGTCATTCATGCGTTAACGCGCATCTGTGCTGACGCTCAGAGTGTTGTCGATATATATGTCAACTACGACTGTGATCTCGCTGCTGCTAATCTGTTTGAAAG gcTAGTGAACGACCTGTCGAAGATAGCGCAAGGAAGGCAAGCCCTTGAACTAGGTGCTTCACCGAACCAAGAGAAGTCGATGCGCATCCGAGGACTCGAGTGCTTAGTATCAATTCTAAAATGCATGGTCGAGTGGAGTCGCGATTTGTACGTAAACCCCTCTGCGGGTGCAGAGCAGCAAATCCTACCTGCGGAGCCACCTGACCCACCTCTCGACTCTGCTTCAACCAATTCTGCAAGCGGTGGTGGTAATGGAAATGGAAATCGACTTCTACCAAGATATGGTAGCGCTGGTAGTCTATCATCGGCCAATTCAAGTCTTGTGGGTAACAAAGAGGTACCTGACTCACCCGAGCAGTACGAAGTGCAAAAACAGCAAAAAGAAGTCTGGGAAACTGGTATCGAAAT ATTCAATCGGAAACCAAGCAAAGGTGTGCAATACCTGCAGGAGCAAGGCCTGTTAGGGGCAACGGTGGATCATGTTGCACGTTGGCTTCACGTAGACGATCGGCTGGACAAGACAGCGATCGGTGACTTTCTTGGTGACCACAATCACAATCAGGTCATGTACAATTATATCGATCAGATGGACTTTGCGGATCGTGACCTTGTCACCGCCCTACGCTATTTCCTTGAGGGCTTCAGACTACCCGGAGAGGCTCAAAAGATCGACCGACTAATGGAGAAGTTCGCTAGTCGATACTGCGAGTGCAATCCCAA CAATGGCCTTTTCACGAGTGCCGATACCGCTTACATACTCGGTTTCTCGATAATAATGTTGACTACTGACCTTCACTCGCCgcaagtgaaaaataaaatgaccAAGGAACAGTACATTAAATTGAATAGGCGAATAAGCGACAACGAAGATTTGCCCGAGGAATACCTCTCGAAAATTTACGATGAAATAGCGGGCAATGAAATCAAAATGAAATCAAATCCAAACAGACCCGGAAAACAAG TAATATCGAGCGAAAAGAAACGTCGCTTGCTCTGGAATATGGAGATGGAGGTGATATCGACGGCTGCTAAGAACCTGATGGAGTCTGTGAGTCACGTGCAGGCGCCTTTCACTACAGCTAAACACCTGGAGCACGTACGACCGATGTTCAAAATCGCGTGGACTCCATTCCTTGCTGCGTTCAGTGTCGGCCTGCAGGACTGTGATGATCCAGAGATAGCCTCACTCTGTCTCGATGGCATTCGCTGTGCCATTCGCATTGCTTGCATTTTCCACATGACG TTGGAAAGGGACGCTTATGTGCAAGCACTGGCAAGGTTTACCCTTTTGACAGCCAACTCGCCCATCACAGAAATGAAGGCAAAGAACATCGACACGATCAAAACTCTGATCACGGTAGCACACACTGACGGCAACTACCTCGGCAGTTCGTGGCTCGACGTTGTCAAATGCATCTCACAACTTGAGCTCGCCCAACTCATTGGCACTGGCGTTAGACCTCAACTTCTTGGACCGCCATCCAAGCCACACTTTCCATCGCCTCTCGCTAATTTTACTAACCTCACTCATAACAATTCGCATCAATCCAATGGGCTCAATCTCAGTTCGCTCGATC CGAGCGTGAAAGAGTCTATTGGTGAAACGAGTTCGCAAAGCGTAGTTGTAGCTGTCGATAGGATTTTCACTGGCTCGACGAGGCTTGACGGTGATGCTATCGTTGAATTCGTAAAAGCTCTGTGTCAG GTTTCATTAGAAGAGCTGGCACATCCAACGCAGCCGCGTATGTTCTCTCTGACAAAAATTGTTGAGATCTCGTACTACAACATGGGACGTATCCGTCTCCAATGGTCACGAATTTGGCAAGTGATAGGTGAGCACTTCGACCGGGTCGGGTGCAGTCCTCGACAGGACATTGCCTTCTTCGCAGTAGATTCATTGCGTCAGCTTGCAACCAAGTTCATCGAGAAGGGAGAGTTTGCCAACTTTCGCTTCCAGAAGGACTTCCTTAGGCCATTTGAGCACATCATGAAGAAGAATCGTTCGCCTGTTATTCGAGACATGGTAGTCCGCTGCGTCGCCCAGATTGTACACTCGCAGGCACCCAACATAAGGTCGGGTTggaagaacattttcagcgTGTTCCATCATGCGGCTGGTGACAGGGATGAGGCCGTCGTCGAGCTCGCGTTCTCCATGACTGGCAAAATTATAA ATGAATTATACGCAGAAGACTTCAGCATCATGGTGGACTCGTTCCAAGATGCGGTCAAGTGCCTGAGCGAGTTTGCGTGCAACGCCTCGTTCCCTGACACTAGCATGGAGGCCATAAGACTGATACGCGCTTGTGCCTCCTACATTGATGCGAATCCGCAGCTCTTTGCCGAGGGTATGATGGACGACAACGGAATGGTCTCCGAAGAAGATAGAGCCTGG GTAAGGGGTTGGTTCCCGTTGCTGTTCGAGCTGTCCTGCGTAGTGAGCCGGTGTAAGCTTGACGTGAGAACACGTGCGCTCACTGTTCTTTTCGACGTAGTCAAGACGCACGGCGCTTCATTCAAGCCGCATTGGTGGAAGGACCTGTTCCAAGTTCTTTTCCGCATCTTCGACAATATGAAGCTACCAGAACAACACACGGAGGTGAATGATCAGAATTTAAACGAGGACGGATCCGCGCACAACGTAAcg AAAGCTGAATGGATGACAACAACGTGCAACCATGCACTTTACGCTATAGTAGACGTGTTCTCGCAGTTCTACGACACTCTAGGCCCTCTACTTCTTGAACAGTTATACGCTCAGCTTCTCTGGTGCGTGCAGCAGGATAATGAGCAGCTTGCGCGTTCTGGCACGAATTGCCTTGAGAATCTTGTTATCAGCAATGGTATCAAGTTTGACAAGGACACCTGGAACAAGACAACGCGCTGCGTGCTCAATATTTTCACCAGCACCTTACCCACGGATTTACTCACCTGGAAACCTCAACCATCCAATAAA gagtCGGACCTAGACGTCATAACAGGCGATGCTGATTCACACATCGGAATTCTAAAACGCAGTAATAGTAGCCAGAGTCTTTCAGCGGTAGAAACGACGCGTGTCAAAATATTCGCAGCTCTGCTCATCAAATGCGTTGTCCAACTTGAGCTTATCCAGACTATCGATAATGTCGTTTTTTATCCGGCCACTTCGAGGAAAGAGGATCAGGAAAACCTTGCTGCAGCACAGGCTGACATGTTAAACAGCAAATCTGAAATCGGTGTCATCGGAACAg GTGGCGACCAGCAAAAGGAGGAGCAAGGCATGTATTGTGCGCTGCCAGCTTCGCATCTACTGCAACTAGTCGACTGTCTATTAGCATCGCATCGCTTCGCCAAAAGCTTTAATTCAAATCACGAGCAACGCAATATACTGTGGAAAGCGGGCTTTCGAGGCAACGTTAAGCCAAACTTACTCAAACAGGAAACCCAATCCTTGGCTTGCGCTCTGCGTATTCTGTTTAAGATGTACAGCGACGAATCACACCGTACAGACTGGAACTTAGTCGAGTCGCGACTAGTTGAAGTCGCTTCTGAAGCCCTCGATTACTTTTTGAGTTTGTCGAGCGAGGCGCATCGTGAGGCCTGGACACCGATTCTCCTATTACTGCTAGCTCGTATCCTCAAGATGCCTGACTCAAGGTTTGCGGTACACGCCTCCAGCGCCTATGCAGCGCTCTGCGAAATCATGTGTTTCGACCTCAAACCCGAACTCAGGTCCGCTCTCAGGAGATTCTTCCTAAGGATTGGCCCGGTATTCAGGATTACACAACAGTAA
- the LOC100122365 gene encoding brefeldin A-inhibited guanine nucleotide-exchange protein 1 isoform X2: MRNNSKTREMFIVRALEKILADRDVKRSHLSQLRRACEAALEDLHNEIKESPNNQGEEAPSNALPQPKSDSNFISAEKYFLPFELACQSKSPRIVVTSLDCLQKLIAYGHLTGSIPDSTDPNKLLIVRIVETICSCFMGPQTDEGVQLQIIKALLTVMTSQHVEVHEGTVLLTIRTVYNVYLASRNLVNQTTARATLTQMINVIFARMETQAEEESLKPEPEPQNTSISVIPEAESEVMLNQNPDTVVQNNPDAPDIPSQSLDQDAPVMEEEQPPPPAEPVADTASESQLIVRSMLDDVINRIVPIDEQPELPETTIIEPVPTTEPEQQPQQQLQQPSTEAEQQPPATPTTPTAPIPPLTPTTEEQQQQQQSANSPVDETQDEAVAESDNMVTAKFTHVLQKDAFLVFRALCKLSMKPLPDGTPDPKSHELRSKILSLQLLLGILQNAGPILRSNEMFVIAIKQYLCVALSKNGVSSVPEVFELSLALFLVLLARFKVHLKMQIEVFFKEIFMNILETSSSSFEHKWMVIHALTRICADAQSVVDIYVNYDCDLAAANLFERLVNDLSKIAQGRQALELGASPNQEKSMRIRGLECLVSILKCMVEWSRDLYVNPSAGAEQQILPAEPPDPPLDSASTNSASGGGNGNGNRLLPRYGSAGSLSSANSSLVGNKEVPDSPEQYEVQKQQKEVWETGIEIFNRKPSKGVQYLQEQGLLGATVDHVARWLHVDDRLDKTAIGDFLGDHNHNQVMYNYIDQMDFADRDLVTALRYFLEGFRLPGEAQKIDRLMEKFASRYCECNPNNGLFTSADTAYILGFSIIMLTTDLHSPQVKNKMTKEQYIKLNRRISDNEDLPEEYLSKIYDEIAGNEIKMKSNPNRPGKQVISSEKKRRLLWNMEMEVISTAAKNLMESVSHVQAPFTTAKHLEHVRPMFKIAWTPFLAAFSVGLQDCDDPEIASLCLDGIRCAIRIACIFHMTLERDAYVQALARFTLLTANSPITEMKAKNIDTIKTLITVAHTDGNYLGSSWLDVVKCISQLELAQLIGTGVRPQLLGPPSKPHFPSPLANFTNLTHNNSHQSNGLNLSSLDPSVKESIGETSSQSVVVAVDRIFTGSTRLDGDAIVEFVKALCQVSLEELAHPTQPRMFSLTKIVEISYYNMGRIRLQWSRIWQVIGEHFDRVGCSPRQDIAFFAVDSLRQLATKFIEKGEFANFRFQKDFLRPFEHIMKKNRSPVIRDMVVRCVAQIVHSQAPNIRSGWKNIFSVFHHAAGDRDEAVVELAFSMTGKIINELYAEDFSIMVDSFQDAVKCLSEFACNASFPDTSMEAIRLIRACASYIDANPQLFAEGMMDDNGMVSEEDRAWVRGWFPLLFELSCVVSRCKLDVRTRALTVLFDVVKTHGASFKPHWWKDLFQVLFRIFDNMKLPEQHTEKAEWMTTTCNHALYAIVDVFSQFYDTLGPLLLEQLYAQLLWCVQQDNEQLARSGTNCLENLVISNGIKFDKDTWNKTTRCVLNIFTSTLPTDLLTWKPQPSNKESDLDVITGDADSHIGILKRSNSSQSLSAVETTRVKIFAALLIKCVVQLELIQTIDNVVFYPATSRKEDQENLAAAQADMLNSKSEIGVIGTGGDQQKEEQGMYCALPASHLLQLVDCLLASHRFAKSFNSNHEQRNILWKAGFRGNVKPNLLKQETQSLACALRILFKMYSDESHRTDWNLVESRLVEVASEALDYFLSLSSEAHREAWTPILLLLLARILKMPDSRFAVHASSAYAALCEIMCFDLKPELRSALRRFFLRIGPVFRITQQ; the protein is encoded by the exons ATgcgaaataattcaaaaaccAGAGAGATGTTTATCGTGCGAGCTTTGGAAAAAATACTTGCTGACCGAGATGTCAAGCGTTCTCATCTCTCTCAGCTCAGGCGAGCCTGTGAGGCAGCTCTTg AGGATCTTCATAATGAAATCAAAGAAAGTCCAAATAATCAAGGTGAAGAAGCTCCGTCAAATGCTCTACCACAGCCCAAGAGCGACTCCAATTTCATCAGTGCAGAAAAGTATTTCCTGCCATTTGAGCTGGCATGTCAGAGCAAGTCTCCCCGAATAGTAGTGACTTCTCTGGACTGTTTGCAGAAGCTCATAGCTTATGGTCATCTCACAGGCAGTATTCCAGATTCTACTGACCCTAATAAGCTTTTGATAGTTCGCATAGTCGAAACTATATGCAGTTGCTTCATGGGCCCACAGACAGATGAAGGTGTTCAGCTACAAATCATTAAGGCTTTATTGACTGTTATGACAAGTCAGCATGTCGAAGTTCACGAGGGAACTGTACTCCTAACAATAAGAACTGTTTATAATGTTTATTTAGCATCTAGAAATTTAGTTAATCAAACAACTGCTCGGGCAACCCTAACTCAGATGATCAATGTCATCTTTGCACGGATGGAAACTCAAGCT gAGGAAGAAAGTTTGAAGCCTGAGCCTGAGCCACAGAACACATCAATCTCTGTGATCCCTGAAGCTGAAAGTGAAGTTATGTTGAATCAAAATCCAGATACAGTAGTCCAGAACAATCCAGATGCACCTGACATACCATCACAGTCACTGGACCAAGATGCACCTGTGATGGAAGAAGAACAACCTCCTCCTCCAGCTGAACCAGTAGCAGACACCGCTAGTGAATCTCAACTGATAGTGCGCTCGATGCTCGATGACGTGATAAACAGGATCGTACCAATCGATGAACAGCCAGAGTTGCCTGAAACAACAATCATTGAACCAGTTCCCACGACTGaaccagagcagcagccaCAGCAACAGCTACAGCAGCCGTCAACAGAAGCAGAGCAGCAACCGCCAGCCACTCCTACGACACCCACGGCACCGATTCCACCCTTGACTCCTACGACGGaagaacaacaacagcagcaacaatcAGCTAATAGCCCCGTCGATGAAACGCAGGATGAAGCGGTGGCTGAGAGCGATAATATGGTCACGGCCAAATTTACACACGTACTTCAAAAAGATGCATTTTTAGTTTTTCGGGCCTTATGCAAGCTGTCCATGAAACCTCTACCTGATGGAACTCCAGACCCTAA atcGCACGAGTTAAGATCGAAAATACTCTCACTGCAGCTGCTACTCGGTATACTACAAAACGCAGGACCGATCTTGCGCTCCAATGAGATGTTTGTGATCGCGATTAAGCAATATTTGTGTGTTGCTTTATCAAAGAACGGCGTGTCTTCGGTACCTGAGGTTTTCGAACTATCGCTCGCCCTATTTCTTGTTCTGCTTGCTCGCTTCAAGGTTCACCTCAAAATGCAAATTGAGGTGTTTTTCAAAGAGATCTTCATGAACATCCTTGAGACGTCGAGTAGCTCGTTTGAGCACAAGTGGATGGTCATTCATGCGTTAACGCGCATCTGTGCTGACGCTCAGAGTGTTGTCGATATATATGTCAACTACGACTGTGATCTCGCTGCTGCTAATCTGTTTGAAAG gcTAGTGAACGACCTGTCGAAGATAGCGCAAGGAAGGCAAGCCCTTGAACTAGGTGCTTCACCGAACCAAGAGAAGTCGATGCGCATCCGAGGACTCGAGTGCTTAGTATCAATTCTAAAATGCATGGTCGAGTGGAGTCGCGATTTGTACGTAAACCCCTCTGCGGGTGCAGAGCAGCAAATCCTACCTGCGGAGCCACCTGACCCACCTCTCGACTCTGCTTCAACCAATTCTGCAAGCGGTGGTGGTAATGGAAATGGAAATCGACTTCTACCAAGATATGGTAGCGCTGGTAGTCTATCATCGGCCAATTCAAGTCTTGTGGGTAACAAAGAGGTACCTGACTCACCCGAGCAGTACGAAGTGCAAAAACAGCAAAAAGAAGTCTGGGAAACTGGTATCGAAAT ATTCAATCGGAAACCAAGCAAAGGTGTGCAATACCTGCAGGAGCAAGGCCTGTTAGGGGCAACGGTGGATCATGTTGCACGTTGGCTTCACGTAGACGATCGGCTGGACAAGACAGCGATCGGTGACTTTCTTGGTGACCACAATCACAATCAGGTCATGTACAATTATATCGATCAGATGGACTTTGCGGATCGTGACCTTGTCACCGCCCTACGCTATTTCCTTGAGGGCTTCAGACTACCCGGAGAGGCTCAAAAGATCGACCGACTAATGGAGAAGTTCGCTAGTCGATACTGCGAGTGCAATCCCAA CAATGGCCTTTTCACGAGTGCCGATACCGCTTACATACTCGGTTTCTCGATAATAATGTTGACTACTGACCTTCACTCGCCgcaagtgaaaaataaaatgaccAAGGAACAGTACATTAAATTGAATAGGCGAATAAGCGACAACGAAGATTTGCCCGAGGAATACCTCTCGAAAATTTACGATGAAATAGCGGGCAATGAAATCAAAATGAAATCAAATCCAAACAGACCCGGAAAACAAG TAATATCGAGCGAAAAGAAACGTCGCTTGCTCTGGAATATGGAGATGGAGGTGATATCGACGGCTGCTAAGAACCTGATGGAGTCTGTGAGTCACGTGCAGGCGCCTTTCACTACAGCTAAACACCTGGAGCACGTACGACCGATGTTCAAAATCGCGTGGACTCCATTCCTTGCTGCGTTCAGTGTCGGCCTGCAGGACTGTGATGATCCAGAGATAGCCTCACTCTGTCTCGATGGCATTCGCTGTGCCATTCGCATTGCTTGCATTTTCCACATGACG TTGGAAAGGGACGCTTATGTGCAAGCACTGGCAAGGTTTACCCTTTTGACAGCCAACTCGCCCATCACAGAAATGAAGGCAAAGAACATCGACACGATCAAAACTCTGATCACGGTAGCACACACTGACGGCAACTACCTCGGCAGTTCGTGGCTCGACGTTGTCAAATGCATCTCACAACTTGAGCTCGCCCAACTCATTGGCACTGGCGTTAGACCTCAACTTCTTGGACCGCCATCCAAGCCACACTTTCCATCGCCTCTCGCTAATTTTACTAACCTCACTCATAACAATTCGCATCAATCCAATGGGCTCAATCTCAGTTCGCTCGATC CGAGCGTGAAAGAGTCTATTGGTGAAACGAGTTCGCAAAGCGTAGTTGTAGCTGTCGATAGGATTTTCACTGGCTCGACGAGGCTTGACGGTGATGCTATCGTTGAATTCGTAAAAGCTCTGTGTCAG GTTTCATTAGAAGAGCTGGCACATCCAACGCAGCCGCGTATGTTCTCTCTGACAAAAATTGTTGAGATCTCGTACTACAACATGGGACGTATCCGTCTCCAATGGTCACGAATTTGGCAAGTGATAGGTGAGCACTTCGACCGGGTCGGGTGCAGTCCTCGACAGGACATTGCCTTCTTCGCAGTAGATTCATTGCGTCAGCTTGCAACCAAGTTCATCGAGAAGGGAGAGTTTGCCAACTTTCGCTTCCAGAAGGACTTCCTTAGGCCATTTGAGCACATCATGAAGAAGAATCGTTCGCCTGTTATTCGAGACATGGTAGTCCGCTGCGTCGCCCAGATTGTACACTCGCAGGCACCCAACATAAGGTCGGGTTggaagaacattttcagcgTGTTCCATCATGCGGCTGGTGACAGGGATGAGGCCGTCGTCGAGCTCGCGTTCTCCATGACTGGCAAAATTATAA ATGAATTATACGCAGAAGACTTCAGCATCATGGTGGACTCGTTCCAAGATGCGGTCAAGTGCCTGAGCGAGTTTGCGTGCAACGCCTCGTTCCCTGACACTAGCATGGAGGCCATAAGACTGATACGCGCTTGTGCCTCCTACATTGATGCGAATCCGCAGCTCTTTGCCGAGGGTATGATGGACGACAACGGAATGGTCTCCGAAGAAGATAGAGCCTGG GTAAGGGGTTGGTTCCCGTTGCTGTTCGAGCTGTCCTGCGTAGTGAGCCGGTGTAAGCTTGACGTGAGAACACGTGCGCTCACTGTTCTTTTCGACGTAGTCAAGACGCACGGCGCTTCATTCAAGCCGCATTGGTGGAAGGACCTGTTCCAAGTTCTTTTCCGCATCTTCGACAATATGAAGCTACCAGAACAACACACGGAG AAAGCTGAATGGATGACAACAACGTGCAACCATGCACTTTACGCTATAGTAGACGTGTTCTCGCAGTTCTACGACACTCTAGGCCCTCTACTTCTTGAACAGTTATACGCTCAGCTTCTCTGGTGCGTGCAGCAGGATAATGAGCAGCTTGCGCGTTCTGGCACGAATTGCCTTGAGAATCTTGTTATCAGCAATGGTATCAAGTTTGACAAGGACACCTGGAACAAGACAACGCGCTGCGTGCTCAATATTTTCACCAGCACCTTACCCACGGATTTACTCACCTGGAAACCTCAACCATCCAATAAA gagtCGGACCTAGACGTCATAACAGGCGATGCTGATTCACACATCGGAATTCTAAAACGCAGTAATAGTAGCCAGAGTCTTTCAGCGGTAGAAACGACGCGTGTCAAAATATTCGCAGCTCTGCTCATCAAATGCGTTGTCCAACTTGAGCTTATCCAGACTATCGATAATGTCGTTTTTTATCCGGCCACTTCGAGGAAAGAGGATCAGGAAAACCTTGCTGCAGCACAGGCTGACATGTTAAACAGCAAATCTGAAATCGGTGTCATCGGAACAg GTGGCGACCAGCAAAAGGAGGAGCAAGGCATGTATTGTGCGCTGCCAGCTTCGCATCTACTGCAACTAGTCGACTGTCTATTAGCATCGCATCGCTTCGCCAAAAGCTTTAATTCAAATCACGAGCAACGCAATATACTGTGGAAAGCGGGCTTTCGAGGCAACGTTAAGCCAAACTTACTCAAACAGGAAACCCAATCCTTGGCTTGCGCTCTGCGTATTCTGTTTAAGATGTACAGCGACGAATCACACCGTACAGACTGGAACTTAGTCGAGTCGCGACTAGTTGAAGTCGCTTCTGAAGCCCTCGATTACTTTTTGAGTTTGTCGAGCGAGGCGCATCGTGAGGCCTGGACACCGATTCTCCTATTACTGCTAGCTCGTATCCTCAAGATGCCTGACTCAAGGTTTGCGGTACACGCCTCCAGCGCCTATGCAGCGCTCTGCGAAATCATGTGTTTCGACCTCAAACCCGAACTCAGGTCCGCTCTCAGGAGATTCTTCCTAAGGATTGGCCCGGTATTCAGGATTACACAACAGTAA